Within Hydrogenispora ethanolica, the genomic segment CTCCCAGGGATAAAGTCATCCTGTTCTGCCACGGCGGGGGCTATGTTTCGGGATCCTGCGCCGATCACCGGGTTCATGCCGCCAAAGTTGTCCGGGGAAGCGGCATCGCCGCCCTGCTCTTTGAGTACCGCCTGGCGCCGGAACACCCTTATCCGGCGGCTATCGAGGACTCGGTCACCGTCTACCGCTGGTTGCTGAACCAGGGTACCGCGGCATCGGATATCGTGATAGCGGGCGATTCGGCGGGAGGGGGATTATGCCTGGCGACATTGCTGGCGCTCCGGGATCGGGGCCTTCCCCTGCCTGCGGCGGCGGTGGCGGTCTCGCCCTGGACCGATCTGAAGTGTAGCGGAGCGTCGTACCGGACCAATGCCGGGGTCTGCCTGTCGCCCAAAAACTCCTGGACGATTTTTAGCCAATATTATGTGGCCGGCAACGATCCGGCCCTGCCGTACATCTCTCCGCTCTACGGAGAGCTTGGCGGTCTTCCGCCGCTGCTCATTTATGCCGGAGGCGATGAAATCCTGCTGGACGACGCGGTCCGGTTCGCCGAGAAGGCCACCCAGGCCGGGGTCGATGTCTCGCTACAAGTGGTGGAAGGAATGATGCATTGTTTCCCCTTCCTGCCCCCTGTGATTCCCGAAGCAAAAGCGGCCATGAAAGAGATTTGCGCTTTCATCAGAAAGCACCTGATTGAAAAGGATTCGCTGGTAAAATCATAATTCAATAAAAAAACCGGAAAGCCATTCTGAGCCTCCGGTCTTCTTTTTTATGGACGAGTAGTTTATGGGGAAACATTTCGCAAGCTCAATGAGAGTCCACGCCCTGCACGGTCCGGTCAAAGAGGTCGAAATAGTTTTCGAACGTCTTGGCGGTGCATTCGGGGTGCTTGATGCGGATGCCCGGGGCCCGCAAGCCCACCAGGGCCAGGGCCATCGCCATCCGGTGGTCGTCGTAGGTTTCCAGCTCGGCCGGCTGCGGGGTTCCCGGATAGATGACCAGGCCGTCGCCGTTCACCTCGGCCCGGATGCCCAGGCGGGTCAGTTCATTGACGATCGCCGTCAGCCGGTCGGATTCGTGATAGCGGATGAAGCCGATATTCCGGATGATCGTCGGTGAGGCGGCGAAGGGCGCCAGGGCCGCCACGGTCGGCGTCTGGTCGGGCAAGCCGCTCATATCCACGTCCACCCCGGGGAAACGGCCGCCCGCCGGACCGGTCAGGCGGATCCCGTCCTCCTCGGGACGGACCTTGCAGCCCATCTGTTTCAGGATATCCAGCAGCTTAATATCGCCTTGCAAAGTATCCAGGCTGGCGCCGCGGACCAGCACGGTCCCGCCGGTGAGCGCGGCCATGGCAAAGAAGTAGCCGGCATTGGAGAGGTCCGGCTCGATC encodes:
- a CDS encoding alpha/beta hydrolase yields the protein MSSLRNRLFVALLRKSPATKVVWDENTSVAAFRQSCEEGAKRFGKIPDDLTVSPVSIEGIAAEWLRSSGAPRDKVILFCHGGGYVSGSCADHRVHAAKVVRGSGIAALLFEYRLAPEHPYPAAIEDSVTVYRWLLNQGTAASDIVIAGDSAGGGLCLATLLALRDRGLPLPAAAVAVSPWTDLKCSGASYRTNAGVCLSPKNSWTIFSQYYVAGNDPALPYISPLYGELGGLPPLLIYAGGDEILLDDAVRFAEKATQAGVDVSLQVVEGMMHCFPFLPPVIPEAKAAMKEICAFIRKHLIEKDSLVKS